From the genome of Sulfurihydrogenibium subterraneum DSM 15120, one region includes:
- a CDS encoding sensor histidine kinase, which yields MKSNINDGILITFLDFLKEGIIIVDDESKVIEFVNRFAKKFLKDENYQGKNFKEVVENDYIYSLISYNHDKDVKAEVNIDNQKYLINVYRIEGKKIIHIQDITPFEVYKQAKKDFVSNVSHELKTPISVLKSAVETIEEEKDPVMIKKFVNIAKKRIEQMDHLINDLLILARLESQEDQVKKENYDLHKQIEEIFEDLKHLTEEKNIQLINQIPTKFEIYADEQKLSIALKNLIENAIKYNKQDGKVIVKAVKDSKHTTITVEDTGIGIPEESLPLVFERFYRVDKSRSRNIGGTGLGLSIVKHITEAHKGKVWVESKLGKGSKFFIKIPNT from the coding sequence ATGAAGAGTAATATTAATGACGGCATTTTAATAACTTTCTTAGATTTTTTAAAAGAAGGAATAATAATAGTTGATGATGAGAGCAAAGTAATAGAGTTTGTTAATAGATTTGCAAAAAAATTTTTAAAAGATGAAAATTACCAAGGTAAGAACTTTAAAGAAGTTGTAGAAAATGACTATATCTACTCTCTTATATCCTACAACCACGACAAAGATGTAAAAGCTGAAGTAAACATAGACAACCAAAAATACTTAATCAACGTTTACAGGATAGAAGGAAAAAAGATAATTCACATTCAGGACATTACACCATTTGAAGTATACAAACAAGCAAAAAAGGACTTTGTATCAAACGTATCCCACGAACTAAAAACGCCAATATCCGTGCTAAAGTCAGCTGTAGAGACGATAGAAGAAGAAAAAGACCCTGTAATGATAAAAAAGTTTGTAAACATTGCAAAAAAGAGAATAGAACAAATGGATCACCTTATAAACGACCTTTTAATCCTTGCAAGGTTAGAATCCCAAGAAGACCAAGTCAAAAAAGAAAATTACGATTTACACAAACAGATAGAAGAAATCTTTGAAGACTTAAAACACCTAACAGAAGAAAAAAATATCCAGCTTATCAATCAGATACCTACTAAATTTGAAATCTACGCTGACGAGCAAAAACTTAGCATAGCCTTAAAAAACCTTATAGAAAATGCAATAAAATACAACAAACAAGACGGTAAAGTCATAGTCAAAGCTGTAAAAGATAGTAAACATACAACAATAACTGTAGAAGATACAGGTATAGGTATTCCTGAAGAGTCTTTACCGCTCGTATTTGAAAGATTTTACAGAGTAGACAAATCAAGAAGTAGAAACATAGGCGGGACAGGTCTTGGACTATCTATCGTAAAACACATTACAGAAGCTCACAAAGGAAAAGTTTGGGTAGAAAGTAAATTAGGCAAAGGGTCGAAGTTTTTTATAAAAATTCCAAACACTTGA
- the phoU gene encoding phosphate signaling complex protein PhoU, translating to MLIEPRLTEIRERLLKMAEIAENMIDNAIKAIIEHNPDYLKYVEENEDVVDKMEVENESLIITTMARYQPEAKYLRFLVMDLFVNRDLERIGDHAENIKEHAQSILQKPKLKEYVDLPIMTQMAIQMLKDAIKSFAEMDTELARDVIKRDDKIDALEDQIIRELYTYMVEDPTTIKVGLRLIDVVKNIERVADIATNLAEEVIYMKEGKMLRHQELDEE from the coding sequence ATGTTAATAGAGCCAAGACTTACAGAAATTAGAGAAAGACTTTTAAAAATGGCAGAAATAGCAGAAAATATGATAGACAACGCAATAAAGGCTATAATTGAGCATAATCCAGACTATTTGAAGTATGTTGAAGAAAATGAAGATGTAGTTGATAAGATGGAAGTAGAAAATGAAAGCTTAATAATAACTACAATGGCAAGATACCAACCAGAGGCAAAGTATTTAAGATTTTTAGTAATGGACTTATTTGTTAACAGAGATTTAGAAAGAATAGGAGACCACGCAGAAAACATAAAAGAGCATGCCCAGTCAATTTTACAAAAACCAAAGTTAAAAGAGTATGTGGACTTACCAATAATGACCCAGATGGCAATTCAGATGTTAAAAGATGCTATTAAATCTTTTGCAGAAATGGACACAGAACTTGCAAGAGACGTTATAAAAAGAGACGATAAAATAGATGCCTTGGAAGACCAAATTATTAGGGAGCTCTACACATACATGGTAGAAGACCCTACAACTATAAAGGTAGGTCTTAGACTTATAGATGTTGTTAAAAATATAGAAAGGGTAGCAGATATAGCTACAAACCTTGCAGAAGAAGTAATATATATGAAAGAAGGAAAAATGTTAAGACATCAGGAGTTAGATGAAGAGTAA
- a CDS encoding nucleotidyltransferase domain-containing protein produces MRLYDFEKQALKEVFKDFKGEIYLFGSRTKNDKKGGDIDLILKTDRELTLKDILNYQTKYFLLTDTNIDIAIYRENDPFIKEVMKDAERLDLSSL; encoded by the coding sequence ATGAGACTATATGACTTTGAAAAACAAGCATTAAAAGAAGTTTTTAAAGACTTTAAAGGAGAGATTTATTTATTTGGGTCAAGGACAAAAAACGATAAAAAAGGAGGGGACATAGACTTAATCCTAAAAACAGATAGAGAGCTGACATTAAAGGACATTTTAAATTATCAAACAAAATACTTTTTACTCACAGACACAAATATAGATATAGCAATATACAGAGAAAACGACCCTTTTATAAAGGAAGTAATGAAAGATGCAGAAAGACTTGATTTGTCAAGCTTATAA
- the pstB gene encoding phosphate ABC transporter ATP-binding protein PstB yields MAENLKMEVKNLNFYYAGNKLALKNINMPIYEKKITALIGPSGCGKTTLLRCFNRMHDLYPGNRYEGEILLDGKNILSKDIDLMELRTKVGMVFQKPTPFPMSIFENIAYGLRLQGIKNKTELKDRVEQALKEAALWDEVKDRLDTSAFGLSGGQQQRLCIARTIAVKPEVILFDEPTSALDPISTAKIEELTVELKKNHTIIIVTHNMQQAARVSDYTAFMYLGELIEFDSTDIIFTKPNKKLTEDYISGRFG; encoded by the coding sequence ATGGCAGAAAATTTAAAGATGGAAGTAAAAAACCTCAACTTTTACTATGCAGGCAATAAACTTGCACTAAAAAATATCAATATGCCTATTTATGAAAAGAAGATAACAGCTTTAATAGGTCCATCAGGTTGTGGTAAAACAACACTTTTAAGATGTTTTAACAGAATGCACGACTTATATCCAGGAAACAGATACGAAGGAGAGATACTTTTAGACGGAAAAAACATTTTAAGCAAAGATATAGACTTAATGGAACTCAGAACAAAAGTAGGAATGGTATTTCAAAAACCTACACCATTTCCTATGTCTATTTTTGAAAATATAGCCTATGGACTTAGACTTCAAGGTATAAAAAACAAAACAGAATTAAAAGACAGAGTAGAGCAAGCTTTAAAAGAAGCTGCACTTTGGGATGAAGTAAAAGACAGGTTAGATACCTCAGCCTTTGGACTGTCAGGAGGACAACAACAAAGACTATGTATAGCAAGAACTATAGCAGTAAAGCCAGAGGTTATTCTGTTTGACGAGCCTACCTCGGCGTTAGACCCAATATCAACGGCTAAGATAGAAGAGTTAACAGTAGAGCTAAAGAAAAACCACACAATAATCATCGTTACTCACAACATGCAACAAGCTGCAAGAGTATCAGATTATACAGCATTTATGTACCTTGGAGAGCTTATTGAATTTGACTCAACAGATATTATATTTACTAAACCAAACAAAAAATTAACAGAAGACTACATCTCAGGTAGATTTGGATAA
- the pstA gene encoding phosphate ABC transporter permease PstA: MGANKLKRKIENYTFLTLSLFSAVFGLFFLFWILGDLFINGFKYINIDLFTKDPVPPGMEGGGLKHAFIGHIIITFLGTIIGTPIGILAGIYFAEYGRNSKIARIGRNIVDIMVSNPSIVIGAAVYAILVKPVGHFMGIAGGVALALLMIPVIVITTDEMMKLVPRETREAAYALGAQPWQVSFQVVLRAAKVGVLTGVILGVARISGETAPLLFTAFNNNFTNLDPTKPMASLTVTVFQYAMGPYDEWHRQAWAASFILTFGVLIASITARYLIQRKKH, translated from the coding sequence ATGGGTGCTAACAAGTTAAAAAGAAAAATTGAAAATTACACATTTTTAACCCTTTCTTTATTTTCAGCTGTTTTTGGGTTGTTTTTCTTATTCTGGATACTGGGAGACTTGTTTATAAATGGATTTAAATACATCAACATAGACCTGTTTACAAAAGACCCAGTCCCACCAGGTATGGAAGGAGGAGGTTTAAAACACGCATTTATAGGGCACATAATAATTACATTTTTAGGAACTATAATAGGAACTCCAATAGGAATATTAGCAGGTATATACTTTGCAGAGTATGGAAGAAATTCAAAGATAGCAAGAATAGGAAGAAACATAGTTGACATTATGGTGAGCAACCCTTCTATAGTTATCGGAGCTGCTGTGTATGCTATCCTTGTTAAACCTGTTGGACACTTTATGGGAATAGCTGGAGGGGTTGCATTAGCACTGTTAATGATTCCAGTTATAGTTATCACAACTGATGAAATGATGAAATTAGTTCCCAGAGAAACAAGAGAAGCTGCTTACGCACTTGGAGCTCAACCGTGGCAGGTAAGTTTTCAGGTTGTTTTAAGAGCTGCAAAAGTGGGGGTTTTAACAGGGGTAATATTAGGAGTTGCAAGGATATCAGGAGAAACTGCACCATTGTTATTTACAGCTTTTAACAATAACTTTACTAACTTAGACCCTACAAAACCTATGGCATCTTTAACAGTTACAGTATTCCAATACGCTATGGGTCCTTACGACGAGTGGCACAGACAGGCTTGGGCTGCGTCGTTTATACTCACATTTGGCGTTTTAATCGCATCTATCACCGCAAGATACTTGATTCAAAGGAAAAAGCACTAA
- the pstC gene encoding phosphate ABC transporter permease subunit PstC: protein MNSVNSALKKAKFLEYIFRVVLGFAALFIGIILPIVIFIILYKEASLAIDKLGIINFITSTDWDPVAGKFGGLVPLVGTLIATFLATLIAAPISMGIAIFLTELSPNKLKPIFSTAIELLAAIPSIIYGMWGLFVVAPLFGEKVEPWLQDKLGSVPVIGKLFEGSPTGVDVLTTSLVLAIMIIPFMSSVVKDAFNMVPPIMKESAYALGATKWEVIKQVMIPITASGIAGGLILSIGRALGETMAVTFLAGNVNQIPHSLLDPFTTITVALANQFTEADTDIYLSSLYFLALILFIMSFIILYLSKLMLLQIEKKWKV, encoded by the coding sequence ATGAACAGTGTAAACTCTGCGTTAAAAAAAGCTAAATTCTTAGAATACATATTTAGAGTAGTACTTGGTTTTGCAGCTTTATTTATAGGGATAATACTTCCTATTGTAATTTTTATTATTCTATATAAAGAAGCATCTCTCGCAATAGATAAATTGGGAATAATAAACTTTATAACTTCTACTGATTGGGATCCAGTTGCTGGAAAATTTGGAGGGTTGGTTCCTCTTGTAGGTACCTTAATAGCAACCTTTTTAGCCACTTTAATAGCAGCTCCTATATCTATGGGAATTGCTATTTTCCTTACAGAGTTATCCCCTAACAAATTAAAACCAATATTCTCAACAGCTATTGAGCTTTTGGCTGCAATACCAAGTATTATCTACGGTATGTGGGGGCTTTTCGTTGTTGCTCCACTTTTTGGTGAAAAGGTAGAGCCTTGGCTTCAAGATAAACTTGGAAGCGTTCCTGTTATAGGTAAACTTTTTGAAGGATCTCCAACAGGAGTTGACGTTTTGACAACTTCTTTAGTCTTAGCAATTATGATAATCCCTTTTATGAGCTCAGTTGTAAAAGATGCTTTTAACATGGTTCCTCCAATTATGAAAGAATCAGCCTATGCCCTTGGTGCAACTAAGTGGGAAGTGATAAAACAAGTTATGATTCCTATCACAGCTTCAGGTATAGCTGGTGGTCTTATTTTAAGTATAGGTAGAGCTCTGGGAGAGACTATGGCAGTTACATTTTTAGCTGGAAACGTAAACCAGATACCCCATTCACTTTTAGACCCGTTTACAACCATCACCGTAGCTTTAGCTAACCAATTTACAGAAGCTGACACAGATATTTACTTATCTTCTCTATACTTTTTAGCTTTAATCTTATTTATCATGTCCTTTATAATTTTATACTTGTCAAAATTGATGTTATTACAAATAGAAAAAAAGTGGAAGGTTTAA
- the pstS gene encoding phosphate ABC transporter substrate-binding protein PstS encodes MKTIGKLAIGGLLTVSTVVFAAELTGAGATFPYPIYSAWAYMYEKATGIKLNYQSIGSGGGIRQIENRTVDFGASDAPLTPKELNEKKLLQFPTVIGGVVLAYNLPEVQGKQLNFDGRSICDIYMGKIKKWNDPYLQQLNPGVNLPDRDITVVRRSDGSGTTWIFTNYLSKVCPEWEKQVGYGTSVNWPAGIGGKGNEGVANYTKRFRGAIGYVEYIYAKQNNMPVAKVKNKEGNFVAPSVESFQAAAANAKWDKKQHFYYVLTDQHGKNSYPIAGATFILLAKDRPESSKKAVQFFDWAFKNGDQEAIRLNYIPLPQNVKNLIREYWKENGLM; translated from the coding sequence GTGAAAACTATAGGAAAGTTAGCAATAGGGGGACTTTTAACAGTATCTACAGTAGTATTTGCAGCTGAGTTAACAGGAGCTGGAGCTACATTTCCATACCCAATTTATTCAGCTTGGGCTTACATGTATGAAAAAGCGACTGGTATAAAGTTAAACTACCAATCAATCGGTTCTGGTGGTGGTATAAGACAGATAGAAAACAGAACTGTTGACTTTGGAGCTTCTGACGCACCTTTAACTCCAAAAGAGTTAAACGAGAAAAAACTTTTACAATTCCCTACTGTTATAGGTGGGGTAGTTTTAGCCTACAACCTTCCAGAAGTCCAAGGAAAACAGTTAAACTTTGACGGAAGATCTATTTGTGATATCTACATGGGAAAAATTAAAAAGTGGAATGACCCATACTTACAACAACTAAACCCAGGAGTTAACCTACCTGATAGAGATATCACAGTAGTAAGAAGGTCTGACGGTTCAGGTACAACTTGGATATTTACAAACTACCTATCAAAAGTATGCCCAGAATGGGAAAAACAAGTTGGATACGGAACGTCTGTTAACTGGCCTGCAGGTATAGGTGGAAAAGGAAACGAAGGTGTTGCCAACTACACTAAAAGATTTAGAGGTGCTATCGGATACGTAGAGTACATCTACGCGAAACAAAACAACATGCCTGTGGCTAAAGTTAAAAACAAAGAAGGAAACTTCGTAGCTCCTTCTGTTGAATCCTTCCAAGCTGCAGCTGCAAACGCTAAGTGGGACAAAAAACAACACTTTTACTATGTTTTAACAGACCAACATGGTAAAAACAGTTATCCTATAGCTGGAGCGACATTCATACTTTTAGCAAAAGACAGACCTGAATCTTCTAAAAAAGCAGTTCAATTCTTTGATTGGGCATTTAAAAACGGAGACCAAGAAGCTATAAGATTAAACTACATACCATTACCACAAAACGTAAAAAATCTTATAAGAGAATACTGGAAAGAAAACGGTTTAATGTAA